Part of the Chanos chanos chromosome 5, fChaCha1.1, whole genome shotgun sequence genome, TACCACACCTTACCACAGCTTACCACAGTTTAACACAGCttaccacacctcaccacaccttaccacagcttaccacaccttaccacagcttaccacagtttaacacagcttaccacacctcaccacaGGTAAGAGAGTCACACCTTACCACACCTTACCACAGCTTACCACAGCTTACCACAGCTTACCACAGGTAAGAGAGTCACACCttaccacacctcaccacaGCTTACCACACCTTACCACATCTTACCACAGCTGGCCATAGGTAAGAGAGTCACACCTTACCACAGCTTACCACACCTTACCACAGCTTGCCACAGCTGGCCATAGGTAAAAGAGTCACACCTAGTCATGTGACCGGGTTCAAAATTCAGCTTCTACCTCTCTGCTGCTGACCACAGGGGATAAACCATGTAATAACCAAAAAATAATGTTAATATGGTCAGTGATTGGCTGGTGAGAATGACCTACACTAATCACTGTCAGTGATGCTGCCAAGCAAGCACAGGGCTGGAAATGTTTTCAACATCAAAAGGACATCAAGTTGAATATCAAATATGAAGATCATACATTTGTCTGCATTAGACTGTGTATATTAGACAttcagcacacatacactgccttatatatatataatttttgaGAGTCCATTATTAAACCACATCAGACCCAGACCCATTCACATTATGAACTTATCTGAGTTTCAGTTTCACTCTATAACAAGATGGAATTTAAGTTCTTATTTTggtgtattttatattttaaaaacctTAAGCACTAAACATGTTCATGCCATCGTATGTCCGCCCTGTTTTACAGCCTGGTGCCTGCGTAACGAAGGCGTGAGTTCGGTTCTTCTGGGAACGTCCAATGCAGCACAGCTGACGGAGAACCTGGGGGCGATACAGGTAAGATGCATCGCCTGTACCAAGCGGCATGCGGAGAGGAACCATTCCAAATGTCAATGGGCCATTCAGTGCAGAGCCAAAATGTAGGCTTATTTTATCACCAGCGTATTATGCACATCCTTCAGCATTGTCTCAAAGGttaatttaaatgttaatcTCATTTTATCCACTGCTCTTTGCAAAATTAAATTCTAAATTACGTGATGGATCCAtagtaatggaaaaaaatatatttaaactTCCAGTCAAACTTGAACTCTAGAGATTGTATCTGTGCTTTCATCTTACACTTTTTCCAGTCgtggtttttctctttttcacattatCAAATTGGTCAGAAAATCTCgcttctgtttcagtgtgtcaaCACAGCTTGAGTTGAACACTCACAAGTTGAGTTTCTTTGCGAACCCCCTTAGAGAAAAAGATGTGAGGTTTACGTGGACTTGCTTCACAAATCTTCGCAAACTTCACAAATCATGATATAGCTCAGAGGGTACAAAACCAGGAgtgatttattctgttttatcaACCTTTCCTGGATCTACAAAACTAGCAGAGCCTTGagattttgtctgtctttggccAAACTGCTAACTGTATCcgactggggttttttttttttcttctctggcaGGTTCTTCCAAAGATCACCTCCCACATAGCTTCTGATATTGACCGTATCCTTGGTAACAGACCCCATAGTAAGAAGGACTACCACTCATAGATTCCATCTGTGATCCTGTGGAGAAGCCAGAGGTTTGACTGGCTCTTGCCTTTGGACACCCACCATGACCTGACCTGAGTCCCTTCATCTCTGCGTGTCCgactctgctctctgtctctacgGAGACCCCTCACTACCTTTGATGTGCCTGTTCTCAGTGCTATGCATGCTTCTGCTGTACCTCCCCAAATCAGCCCTGTGTGTTAAGATCTCtctggagggggaaaaaaaaaaatgttcatggtGTTTTTCTCCAGTGGTCAGTCCTGTAAAACACAAACGGTCATCCATCACACCTGAGCTTAACCGCTTCTCCTCCTCTGGGCATCCcccttgggtttttttttttttattggggtggggggggggggggggggtttgaacgCAAGATGATTGAGTCAGTTATCTTTGCAGTGACCTGGGCAGTAAAGCTGGCTGTGTGAATTCTCATgtcaaagaacacacacaggtgtggtgAGACTTAACTGCTAACTTTAAACATGTACAGTTAACAAGCTAACAGTACCCAGAAGCCAACGCAAAATGAGTGAAGCTGAAAATGACAGACATCTGGAGGTAGTTCGTCATGTGCTAAAATGTTAGTCTTTCCAAAATTGTAACTCTTGACCATAACACAGTTGtctctcacttcctctggtGAAATGCTCTTCGCTGGCAAACCATAAAATCttcatgttttttctgtgtcttctgtcAGCTGACTTTAAGACTAATCCAGAGATTGTAAACTCTGCTCTGTTTAAACGACTGTTGCTTATTCACATTTGCTGAGAATGGCCTGAGACATGTTAGCTGCTGTACTGACTTTCATCTGAATTTAACTGAGAAGCACAAAACCTATTTTTCAGTTTGATCTTGAAGCTAGTTGTGGGATGGAACGCATGTGTACATTTTAAGGGTACTGCTctttctttgaaatgaaatggttcTATTGTTTACAAAACTGTGAAACAATGCTGTATGATAATGATATTATGttcaatttgtttttaaagtcatAATAAACTGTTCCTCCGTAATAAACAGCTCCCTGACATCATTTTCCACCGTGTTAGTCTGTGGCTTTTCTCCTACAGTCTACACTTGTGCTGACATTTCTTTCAggaattaatttcattttttgacaAGAATTCAACAGGGCAAAGTGAAGTGAGTATCAACTCGCAGTTTTCTGAGTGTTATGATATAAAGCTGTTTGTTATGTTCTTAAAATTCCACCCTGTTAGGCTAAATtatgaagaaaatgaaacatgttttaTACAAATACTAAAAGGCTATTCACTTGTTGCAGGTTATGTTAACTAAATCTTGATCATTCACAGAGTTATAGCTAACatagtttaaaatatttcacCCTGTTGTTAATATAAACCTAACAGGGCAGAATGTGtacctaacacacatacacacacacatacacacacacgggtcacTGTCATAGGGCAGAGTACagtataaatgttttaaataataatttgacAATAATGTTACGCTTGTTTTGTGTTGCTTGTCATAGATGGAAGTGATTAACTGTGATTAACATAGATGGAAGTgattaactctgtgtgtgtgtgtgtgtgtgtgtgtgtacctttatAAAGAAATTCTGTTGTTATTCGCTCATTTTCGGAAAATAGTTGCAAAAAAATGCTgcttctaaataaataaataagaaataggagagagagagagagagagagagagagagagagagagaaatcactcAATATTAATTGTCTCATTAGAACAAAATGAGGGCGAGAAAATGTCTAAGAAACTCTAATTATTGTTACACATGTAttcatatgtttatgtgtatttatattttatgtatgtgtcCCGTaccgggtttttttttcataactgaTTCCAGAGCTGAGCAATCTACCCATGAATACGAGAATTTAACTGCCTGAGCTTGTACAGTATGTTTACGTGAAGTTAAACATGTAAATTTTCAGAGAGAATATTGACATATGAAAACTCGATACGTTTTTCAAAAGTTGCGAAATTAAAATTAAGTGATTTACCCCCCAAAAGGCGACTGCATGAAAAGGTAAACAATATCTCTTCTCTGGTGTCCATAGAAACTTACACGCCCCAACCCACCTAAGACGTAACTCCGCCTGTACGAGTTTTTCATTTGATAATTTGTCTGCCAATCCGCGATATCTCGCTCTTTCATTGGCTAGCTTTGTCACCTTTCATTTCTTCGACTGCGACCGCGCCAAACATTACAGACCGCCGTTTTTCCACAAGTAATTGCCTGTGTAAACCGAGAACGCGAGAAGTTACAGTTTCTAACCTTTGATAAGTTTTTATCGGATTTTTATGACTGACCACATTCTGAGAGTCATCATAGACGTCAAATAATTCGCTCTTCACGCTTTCTAAGAAAGCGGTCTTTCCGCATGTGCCGTTTGAAGGTAGACGGTGCTACTGAAATTTCCAAGTTTCCCAGTAGCTTGTAAGGCTAACTGAGCAACCAAGCCATTATAATCCTTCGTAAACTACTATCCATAGGTGAGTTGATCTTTCTAAAAGTCGTCAGTATATACGTTGGTTGACAACAATTTTAGAATGTTTGTACGCATACATAAAATGAAACCATAGGTACATGACTTCAACAAACTAGTCAACACTGACTTTACAAACGCAAAACACTCACTTGATATTCAGCTAGTTAATCGATTTATTTGTGCGCCGCATTTGAAATGAGTGCGTTCTTTAGTTAACTGTAGATATTACTTGTGTTACCACTGAATCCGTCTTAATGTTTGCGAATATTTGTACTTCGTTTAGTGTTGACCATGTCGCTGTGGCGGCACACGATAGACAACCAAAGCCTGAGCGTTAAGGGCGGCAGTGTTTGCGTGGTACCCGGTGACAACTCCAGTCAAGTGGAAAATCAGTCATTCGACCTGAATCAGTCCTACCCTTGCGCGAGaaaactgtcaaacaaacacacttcgTTGCAACAGTGGCACGAGTCTGGAACAGGTAAGCAAGGgtgtatgtgttcatatttcattatttgacTTGGAAGTCTTGAGAAATTTCTCCACGGacaaacatacatttcaaaGAATTATTGAATGAGATTCTGATATGGAACGCTCTTTGAACCCAAAGGTGATTCCAGTTACAGTTCTGTCGCGGTGAGAGACATTCAGGTTACACGGCTGCATTGCTCCGGCGTGTCGTCCGAGTCTCCTGCGCGACCCTCCAGCGTGGTCGACAGATGTCTGCTCACTCAGCTGGCCTGTGGCTCTGGGCAGCTGTCCACAGAGTCTCTGGTGTCCAACCCTAACAAAGCCACGCTCACAGTGGACTGGAACACCACTCAGGTGGGCTGGGGGCTCGGTGTGTTTTTAGCTTTTGTCAGTATGTCCAAAGTGCTGCTTTCTACCCTGTCCCTGGTTAAAGGGCACTGTGAAGTGAAAAGATCATCACTAACACCCAGAGTGTTGTTTTTGCCTTtgatacaacaacaacaaaaaagattatGGGATTGCACAGTAATAAGATTTAGCCATAGTTAATGTAAGATAGCTGTTGTGTTTTGCCTTCGTAGACGCTTTAGTAATTTTAGAAATGCTGCGCAAGATGAAGGTTTATTAGTCATTATATCATGCCTAGACTGTGATCAAATGCTGTGCTTgagttgtgttgttttgtctctAGGTATTAGATGCTAATGAGCAGGCTTGCAAGCTGTTTGAGCTCCCAAGCAGTGAGCTGATTGGCCAGAAGCTGAGTACCTTCCTCAGGACCAATCAGACGCTAGAGGAGGCTGTACCTGAGGACAACCTAGACACTGAGGGAAACGTGGTCTCAGTTACAGCCAAAGTGGTGAGACGCGTTTTCCTCCCTAATGTATAAATGTCACTCCCGATAGCCTTtggttttcatgtttgtttgttttccttacaGTGTCATGATTTTTCTTCATGgtattttcttctctgttgttttcagtACAAATAGTTAAAGGACAATTTTGTACTAAACTTTGTGAGTGTTTATTAGTATTAGCCCTATTAATGGTGTTTAAGAAATGTTTACAGGCAATGTTTTTAAGTGAGCTGAAATGAAAGCATCAGAACAGCCTAgcctaacactctctctctctctctctctctctctctctctctctctctctctctctctgctctgattcCTGATGGGCAGGTGTATGCATTGGGCAGGTATGGGGCAGAGGTACCTGTGTCGGTGTGGGTCAGAAGGCTGTCCctgtaccagtgtgtgtgtgttttactgctggAGCCCGTGGAGAGGATATGTGCTCACGTTTCCTTCTCTCAGAATGTACGTCCTTTTGCTTTTAGACTGCAGAACTAAACCAGTGTCTGATAATACATGCCCAGGTCTGGTGTGTCTAAACAATTCAAGTCAGGATCTGTTTCAGCCTCATCGAATTTACTGATCAACTTCaactgagaaataaataaagatgcaCTGATCAACttcaactgagaaaaaaatgttgtgtaatTTGAGGATTCATGAGGATTCTAGTGTGTAGAGTTGTTGGCTGAGAAGTTGTCTGGATGTGTCCGGGCGTCCTCACGAGGAGGAATGTCGTCCCGTTGGATCCCAGCGTGTCTTGACGTCCATGAAACGTCTCACCACCActtccactcatctctcactctctgtgttgcCTCAGGGTGGAATCCTCAGCTGTGACCCCGCCTTCGCCCTTCTCCATGGTTACCGCAGTGCTGACGAGCTGACAGGCCTGTCAATCATGTCTCTGATGCCCTCTCTGAGGATTCCTCTCCACCACAGGGCGGAGCCTAAGGTCAGAATTCCTCTCAGTACCtgtgtctcatctctctctctgtgtgtgtctctctctcactctcactgtctctctttaagTGCCCTCCAGGCaatatgaattattaaaaatattgaCCGTGAATAAAACTGGGAAGTCAGAGGTGTAGCTCTGTGGTCTTTCTCTCAGAGTTAACGTGTAACTCTCTCTGTTAACTTGGGATGAAATGTTGAGTTTGTACAGGTGTAGATTGGGGATGTAAATAGTCACACGTATATTGGGTCCTGTGTATAGTGTTGGCCAGAGTGAACTCAGATGTCGTCTAGTTTCCATATCTGTTAAAAACAATGTTGGTATTTGAACTGCAGAGGGTGtgagttgtcttttttttgtttgtttttgtggtttttttcccATCCCTGTCTGAACAACGGAGCTGCTTCATACTATCACAGTGACAGAAGTGAATTTCATGTGTAattcattgtctctgtgtcactgtaatTGTCATACTGGTTGATCTGAGGGTAACtggatgtctgtgtttgtttgtgtgtgtgcgtgcgtgtgtgtgtgtatatgtgtgtgatggtgtcaGATGTTGAGAGTACAGAGGACAGGAGCTGTCCACAGGGCGGGCATGGTTTTGCCTGTGCGTGTGAAACTGCGGGCAGCAGTGGCGTGTGGAAAACCAGAGGAGGTGCGGAATGACTGTGACCAGTCTGGGCCCAGTGACGGCCTTTCTGCTCTGGACCCATCCAGAGTTCCcagtctgtcagagatgtgTACGACCTTTCTGTCCGGAACACAACCCACAGGTGTAAACCCCTTCTCTCTGACATTACATTTAATAACACTCACAGGTGtaaaccccctctctctgacatgccATTTAATAACACTCACGGGTGTAAACCCCTTCTCTCTGACATTCCATTTAATAACACTCACGGGTGTAAACCCGCTCTCTCTGACATGCCATTTAATAACACTCACGGGTGTAAACCCGCTCTCTCTGACATGCCATTTAATAACACTCACGGGTGTAAACCCACTCTCTCTGACATGCCATTTAATAACACTCACGGGTGtaaaccccctctctctgacatgccATTTAATAACACTCACAGGTGTAAACCCCTTCTCTCTGACATTCCATTTAATAACACTCACGGGTGtaaacctgctctctctgacattcCATTTAATAACACTCACGGGTGTAAACCCGCTCTCTCTGACATTCCATTTAATAACACTCACGGGTGtaaaccccctctctctgacatgccATTTAATAACACTCACGGGTGtaaacctgctctctctgacAGTCCATTTAATAACACTCACGGGTGtaaaccccctctctctgacatgccATTTAATAACACTCACGGGTGTAAACCCCTTCTCTCTGACATTCCATTTAATAACACTCACAGGTGtaaaccccctctctctgacatgccATTTAATAACACTCACGGGTGtaaaccccctctctctgacattacATTTAATAACACTCACGGGTGtaaaccccctctctctgacatgccATTTAATAACACTCACGGGTGTAAACCCGCTCTCTCTGACATGCCATTTAATAACACTCACGGGTGtaaaccccctctctctgacatgccATTTAATAACACTCACAGGTGtaaaccccctctctctgacattccaTTTAATAACACTCACAGGTGTAAACCCCTTCTCTCTGACATTCCATTTAATAACACTCACTGGTGtaaaccccctctctctgacattccaTTTAATAACACTCACAGGTgtaaaccctctctctctgacattacaTTTAGTAACACTCACAGGTGTAAACCCCCTCTCTGACATTCCATTTAGTAACACTCACAGGTGTAAACCCGCTTTCTCTGACATTCCATTTAATAACACTCACGGGTGtaaaccccctctctctgacattccaTTTAATAACACTCACGGGTGTAAACCCCTTCTCTCTGACATTACATTTAATAACACTCACGGGTGTAAACCCCTTCTCTCTGACATTACATTTAATAACACTCACGGGTGTAAACCCGCTCTCTCTGACATGCTGTTTCAAAGCACTGGTTTGATTTTTGCCTCCTCTGTAAATTGGGTCCTGTGCTTGACTCAGACGTTAGACACTGAGTGGGTGTCTGGGCTGTTTACTGAACGTGTGTTCTGAGATGAGATGATCATTGTGTGGAGGTGTAAATACCCGTATAATCAGGTagaaaaacactgtaaacatttcCTAAACTATGGTACTAAATTTTGAGAATTACTTACATCTTGTATTACCGTTCTCCTTTTCCAAGATCAAACGCAGCAGACAAGTCTGGTTATGTGTGGGCTGTTACTTCTTACTTTAAAAATGATCGGAAAAATAAATGCACAGTGTCTATAACATATAACAGTATTTGAAGAATGGCTAACATGCCTGCTGTTCTTCTGTAGGACCCAAAGACCCCGGGGTCGGTTTGACGTCTCCCAGTTCAACACTGGTTTACACtgggagtgtgtgggtgtttgcgCCAGCCAGTGGACTGCTGATTCTCCACCCAGACGGCTCCATCTTCTCCATCAGTAGCTTCCACACCTCCATGCTGTTTGGCTACAGCAGGTCTGAGCTGCAGGGGAAGGTAAAGCACCCTCCAGACCAGCACTGGAGTCCCTttatacctctgtgtgtgtgtgtgtgtgtgtgtgtgtgtgacctgttcTCAACTCTGGGCTTGTAGTAGTGGTGTGGGAGATATTTGAGCAGCAAAACTGTGGAATAATATATTTATGTCTGCTTTATTTAAGCAAAAACAAACGGTTGAGCCACAGCCAAGTGAGTAggatgagaaacagaatgagaaaacatgTGATCATcctttaattgtgtgtgtgtgtgtgtgtgtgtgtagaatgtgaCATTTCTGATGCCAGCGTTCTATGAATGCATGCATACCGTGGAGAGAGGCAGCAGTCCTGTTCCAGACCAGACGTCGACTGCCCAGTCCAGCAGtaacacaggtcagacacagtctctgcccagtccagcagtaacacaggtcagacacagtcTGCCCAGTCCAGCAGtaacacaggtcagacacagtctctgcccagtccagcagtaacacaggtcagacacagtctctgcccagtccagcagtaacacaggtcagacacagtctctgccCAGTCCAACAGtaacacaggtcagacacagtctctgccCAGTCCGGCCGtaacacaggtcagacacagtctctgccCAGTCCGGCCGtaacacaggtcagacacagtctctgccCAGTCCGGCCGtaacacaggtcagacacagtctctgccCAGTCCGGCCGtaacacaggtcagacacagtctctgcccagtccagcagtaacacaggtcagacaccgTCTCTGCCCAGTCCGGCAGtaacacaggtcagacacagtctctgccCAGTCCGGCAGTAACACAggtcacacacagtctctgcccagtccagcagtaacacaggtcacacacagtctctgccCAGTCAGTGGTATAACTAGCCTTCACGGCATCATCATTCATCTCACAGATCTGAGTGAAAACACTGTTGCTTTTGAAGAGCTGCAGTCACCTCATGTACCTTGTCTGTCAGTACCTGCCTGGTACATTTGTTTTACCTTTTACCATAACTTACCATAATTCAGTTGCCTTTGAATACTCAGTTTTTAGGGAACAGCTGGGAGCAATTCAAGCCAATGGTTTTGTGGTTTATTTCGCAGTGAAAACTGTgcggtgggtttttttttccctgtaactCTCAGCATTCAGAATCCACCTTATGCCTATTGGACAAAGGCATCTTCCCACCAGCACAGAAAGATTCTGATGTAGTCCTTGTGATGCTGTGTTAGCTGTGGGCTGCTAAGACTCGTAAAAGGCATCCAGGAAAGTCAGGAACTGACCTCTACTGGGCTTATTCACGACCGCACCTTACCATCTGAATAGTTTGAAttatttgtttggggtttttttgtttggtttttggaCTAAACCATCAGATGGGCTGTATCCAGACCGCAGGCAGTACTGATTGAATTCctgtattcctctctctctctctctctctctctctctcagacccctGTAGGAGCTCTGGTAGTCCCAAGCTTGTGTCTGGGAGTGTTCTAACCCTCTGCAGTGATGCCACCTCAGTAAAGGAGAATCAAGAGGAAACGTCTGGTGAGTTCTCGGCCGCTGTGTGTACTGTTGTAAGACTGTGTTAGACAGTTTGTGATCAACAGTCTCCCTTTAGACTCATGACTCCTCTAGACTCAAGCCTGgtgtttttaaagtgtgttgGAGTGACGCATGTATCAGACCCAGACCCAGACTCAAGTGTAGACTCAAACACGTTGATtttaaaggggtgtgtgtgtgtgtgtgtgtgtgtgtggctttctTTCAGACCTACACACAGTCCTGGCTGGGGACATGGGTATGGTTGAGCAGGCTGTCCAGAGAAGGGTCTGTACTGGGAAGGGAACGATCTTCACTGGGACCAGTGCCAAGCTGGATCAGCAAGGCAGTGCTCCCTCCACCATGACCTCACCAGCCGTCACCTCCACTCCTATGGACAGGTCACTGTCTCCCATAttcatccacccacccacacacccacccatccatccatcaaccACTCCCCTGGACAGGTCACTGTCTCCcatattcatccatccatccatcaaccACTCCCCTGGACAGGTCACTGTCTCCcatattcatccatccatccatcaaccACTCCCCTGGACAGGTCACTGTCTCCCATAttcatccacccacccatccatccatcaaccACTCCCCTGGACAGGTCACTGTCTCCCATattcatccacccatccatcagCCACTCCCCTGGACAGGTCACTGTCTCCCATAttcatccacccacccatccatccatcaaccACTCCCCTGGACACGTCACTGTCTCCcatattcatccattcatctgtctgtctatcttttaATTAAGGAGTGGTTGtcaatcagaaaagaaaaaaacattacctTTCAAACATTCATCTCGTAAAAGCGTTCAGCAGAGAATGGTCATGAACAGATGTGCAGTTGTTAAAGCCTGCACTTTTAGTTAATTGGTGTTTCATCTCAGCAGAATAATAATTTTCTGTGTGACACATCCACACCTGTACATATAAATCATTTTAGAGTGACAGGTGTAGTTTGATTTGTTATAGatctctgaagcagaaactcaTACATTTATTTGATGTTTCCATTTTGTCATTCATTAAGCTCTGTAGTGTCATTATTTCCATAATTACAGAGGATGGTTCTGAGTCTGTTACAGTGTTCTGTCACTTTGAATTCTGTTCACGCAGGGGCTGGCAAGTCAATGCAGTTACAAAgtgaacaaaactgtaaatcCACATTTGGTTTCAGCGATGGTCAAACGTGTGTGTTTACGTCTGGCAGATTGGAGGACACGGCAGAGCTGTGTGAACAGGCAGCAGAACTGGTCACCCAGTTTAACAGTTCTGATCCATTCGACTCAACCACGGCCCTCCTGCAGACCTTTGCGCTGGTGGAGTCCCAGGAGGTCCAGAGAGCCAGTCTCTCCCCTCGCCACGGCCCAGCGAAGCAGCTCCTCAGTGGGCAGAAAGTGACCAGCACTCCCCTTAATGTGGAACCCTTAGACCCACACCACCAAGGGAACCGAAGCGATCCCCGCAGGCCGGGAAAGGAGCCTCCTGATCCTCACCTGGTGGGCTATGGATGCTCTGACCAAACTGCACAGCAGGACTCCAGTTTTGAGGTGATCTCCCTGGGCAGCCGCTCCTCCTCTGGGTTCTGCGAGAAATGGGCCGGTCCGGACCGGTTCGATAACTCACAGAACGGCGCTCTGGTGCCCGACTCCGGAAGCTGCTTCCTGGACATGGACAGCAACGGTGAGGTCATCACTCGAGCTTTGGGAGAACTGGACCTGAACGGGAGCCTGGAACTCCCCAGCGCTCCTCCTGACCTCCTCAGCCTCTCCCAGACCTCCTGCGACACGGCCGAGCTCCTCCGCACACCGTCGCCCATCATGGTGGAGTTGGACCAGGAGGGCGACGCCCCGCGCTCCCCAGAGCAGGACAAACGATGTGTGATTGACCGTGTTCAGAAAGAACCAGAAGAGTGGAACAGTCCCCTGCCGAAGGATCCAGAACATAGGAACCTTCTCCCGGAACATGTCAAAGGCGATGT contains:
- the pask gene encoding PAS domain-containing serine/threonine-protein kinase is translated as MSLWRHTIDNQSLSVKGGSVCVVPGDNSSQVENQSFDLNQSYPCARKLSNKHTSLQQWHESGTGDSSYSSVAVRDIQVTRLHCSGVSSESPARPSSVVDRCLLTQLACGSGQLSTESLVSNPNKATLTVDWNTTQVLDANEQACKLFELPSSELIGQKLSTFLRTNQTLEEAVPEDNLDTEGNVVSVTAKVVYALGRYGAEVPVSVWVRRLSLYQCVCVLLLEPVERICAHVSFSQNGGILSCDPAFALLHGYRSADELTGLSIMSLMPSLRIPLHHRAEPKMLRVQRTGAVHRAGMVLPVRVKLRAAVACGKPEEVRNDCDQSGPSDGLSALDPSRVPSLSEMCTTFLSGTQPTGPKDPGVGLTSPSSTLVYTGSVWVFAPASGLLILHPDGSIFSISSFHTSMLFGYSRSELQGKNVTFLMPAFYECMHTVERGSSPVPDQTSTAQSSSNTDPCRSSGSPKLVSGSVLTLCSDATSVKENQEETSDLHTVLAGDMGMVEQAVQRRVCTGKGTIFTGTSAKLDQQGSAPSTMTSPAVTSTPMDRLEDTAELCEQAAELVTQFNSSDPFDSTTALLQTFALVESQEVQRASLSPRHGPAKQLLRNRSDPRRPGKEPPDPHLVGYGCSDQTAQQDSSFEVISLGSRSSSGFCEKWAGPDRFDNSQNGALVPDSGSCFLDMDSNGEVITRALGELDLNGSLELPSAPPDLLSLSQTSCDTAELLRTPSPIMVELDQEGDAPRSPEQDKRCVIDRVQKEPEEWNSPLPKDPEHRNLLPEHVKGDVLEDRRVSGGIRLLSDTLATSTPKKPQSDACSAPALNRDIVEGRFVGTCYHRDGAPLEVQCDIRKAAPPGSRGCSFYCVWMSACHHLIPQQEALLSPQSVSGVSGQDSSALSLGEAIREACRGDGLGSSLDLEHSGACEGRFSEEYRRVRAVGKGAFGFVWQACRRTDGEEVVVKFIKKSKIMRECWLDDPDLGSVSQEIAILSRLQHPNIVRVLEVFENRDFFQMVMEKHGEGLDLFEFIDRQPRLDEPLASYIFRQLVAAVSYLRGQNVLHRDIKDENIIINTRFHIRLIDFGSAARLEPGKLFYTFCGTLEYCSPEVLQGNPYEGPELEMWSLGVLLYTLLFSENPFCSVEEAMEAKLRPPYPLSTELEGLLSGLLHPDPTQRMSLQELLLERWIRQAINLAEYSWEEVLPGGDDASSHQVCSQDGLCLDSDRQQVFQDHAPLEEEEEDEEDEEEADEEEQRMTMAALQSELQKYLSDE